The Oncorhynchus mykiss isolate Arlee chromosome 10, USDA_OmykA_1.1, whole genome shotgun sequence nucleotide sequence ctaagacaaaacagagatgcttcttctaggtcccaagaaacaaagagatcttctgttggatctgacaattaatcttgatggttgtacagtcgtctcaaataaaactgggaaggacctcggcattactctggaccctgatctctcttttgacgaacaaattaagactgtttcaaggatagcttttttccatctacgtaatatTGCCAAAAAAACTGTGATATTCTCTCTATACTGGCTTCAtgttaaggctagggatgatttcaaggttttactgctaacctacaaagcattacatgggcttgctctggaggcagggctttctggaggcagggctttctcctatagagctcaatttgtatggaatggtctgcctatccatgtgagagatgcagacctgtaggtctttattgaagactcatctcttcagtaggtcctatgattgagtgtagtctggcccaggggtgtgaaggtgaaaggaaaggcactggagcaatgaaccgcccttgctgtctctgcctggccggttcccctctctccactgggattctctgcctcaaaccctattacaggggctgagtcactggcttactggtgctcttcgaTGCCATCCccaggaggggtgcgtcacttgagtgggttgagtcactgacgtgatattcctgtccgggttggcgcccctccttgggttgtgccttgggggagatctttgtgggctatactcggctgtcacgacttctgccgaaatcgatgcctctccttgtttgggcagtgctcggcagtcgacgtcaccggtcttctagccatcattgatccatttttcattttccattgtttttttcttgtcttcttacacacctggttccaatcccattcattatcCGGTTGTGTATTTAagcctctgtttcccctcatgtccttgtcagattgtttgtttgttcatGATCTTGTAGTTTTATGTggcgtgctggtattttgggggggtgcatgctatcagataatagcttctcatgctttcgccgaaaagcattttacaaatctgacttggtggctagattcacaatgagtgtagctttaattcagtaccttgcatgtgtgttttaatgaaagtttgagttttatcgaaaACTATAGTTGGCGTTCTGAAATTTCCGCCCGTTGGTGTTCCTGCACTGGGATTAAATTCCGCATCAAAGTACTGTATTCAACCATCAACATAACAataacagagcgagagagagagactgtttgttACTGTGGGTTATTGTTACACCACTTTCTCACAGATCCAGTTATGATTTGTGCCACATTTGTCATCATTCCATGTCTTTACAGGGTCATCTTGTCCATAGTATATCTCAGCACAGTCCTCTTGCCCTCTATCATCAGGCTGTCCTTTCCCCCAGTACCtaaacaacacagagacagtcagacattGTGGTACAAACATACTCCTCAATTATAGACATAGTCATATGTTTTAACAGTTTAAAGACACATTCTGAAAGATGACCATACCATTATACAGAATGGGCCATTTccaattatatttatttattatataatGGAATTTTAATCGAAAAATATGACTTGATTATTGTGATACATCTATAGTTCTCATTGAATAACATCCATGAATAGAAACATACATTCTGATGAACATGATTAGATGCATTTTATCATTGTTGTTTTGTATCCCAATATCATCTGGTAAAATGGTAAATCTCTCACCCTGTGGTCAGTGGGGTGCCGTCCACCCACTTCCAGGTCCCCTCAGTAACAGAGTCACTTAGACCAATCCAGGCTCTCAGGTGGAGGTTGAAGACAAATGTCTGTTGTTGAGAAAGATAGCACATTTTAAGATATTTATAAAATACTGCACACATATTAGTGTACTGAGGAAAATTATATTTGCTCCGactttctctctcacctgttcctctctgctgtttatgatcaccaggtctgctcctctctccagacagtcCTGTCTGCTCTCCTCCCAGGTTTTCTTCTCAGTAGACAGGAAGTAGAACTTGTAGTCAAAGTATCTCCATCCCTCCTGACAATGCTGCTCTGTTGAAGAGAAAATGTGAAAACATTGTGAAACTTAGCCAGTATCTTTAAACTCATAAACCCATTGATGTATTATTACTGTTGATCTACTAATAATTTATCATAGTTTATATCTCACCTATCACAAAAAGCTTTGCCTGAATATGACCTTTCtcttcagtcaggttgttgtatctggtctgtagctggtctctctctgcagttgCGTTGATTTTATAAAGGGAGAAACTCTGAAACAAGTTGTTCCTTTTATCTTCAGAATCGTTCATGACTCTGTTATCTACAAAGTATAAACACAGTTACTAGGTAAAACACCAGGTAATTAGGCATAGTAACCTGCACCTCCTATAACTAGGTGATACGCAATGAACTTGGACACAAActcacagtagacagacaggcctatgatcccagccagtaggagaacacagagcagccccagacacactgcagcaaCTAGGAAGCGTCTCTTCCCTGAGCTATCAGGCTCTGTGGACACATACAAGAGActgttatgttttgtgtgtgtgtgtgtgtgtgttacttgacCTAGTTCATATCTGGCTCAGCATAGATGCCCTTTGACATCTTCAACAATACATGGGTCTTTCTTTCTATGTAGATCTACTATACATTAAGTCTCTGATTCTAGAATGAATGTggtggtcttccaacatggcAACCAGGAGATGTTGTATGTCAACTGCAAGCCCTCTATACGTTAAGTCTCTGCTTCTACTGATATCATTGTCTCTGAGTcaactgtgtgtctctgtctgtgtgactgctgTAGGTGTTAACTATAGGGAAGTATCAACATAATGACACAGTAgttgttaataaaaaaaataggacAAGTTTGCATGCTTGTGCCCGTgcttgcgtgtgtatgtgtgtgtgagagagattgttACAGTGATTATTGTTAAAACATTTTCTGCAGCACAATATAAAACATTCCATGTCTCTACATGGTCATCTTGTCCAGAGTATatctcaacacagtcctcctgtCCAGGGAATGGGACTTGCTATTTGTGATGTTGGACAGGACACCCTCATACCAGGAAGATATAGATCATAGAGGGGAAGTGGAGAACAAAGACTAGCTGTTAACATATATTAAATATCATGTGTAACAGTCCCAAGATAATTCAGGGAGTTTCCAGAGCTCCTCCTTCCTTTCAGCTTTCTGCTGATTTGGACCCTCTGTTTACTCCCAAATATACATCAACATGTTCAGGAGGTCCAGGACTACAAACATGGGTCATTATAATGTCCAGACAATAGATGTGACACTACAAACTGCTCCAAGTGGATACTGAGGATGGGAAGGCTTAACCAGTGAGGATGAGATGACAACAGTAACCACCAGGGCTCTCCTCTAgaatccagagcgatttactcttatccagagcgacttacacgACCAATTAGGGTTAATTTCGGGCTCGGGATTTCGATGCAGCACCCTTTGGTTACTGGCCAATCAATCTTAACCGCTAGAcaacctgcctccctctctcttaatGAACCTGATTGGTCAAGGAGATTTTGAGTGACAGCTGGTTGAATGACAGAAAAGGTCCACTTCACTTCCCTCTTTTGGGACCCATATGTAGGAACAACAATCAAATATGAGCATTTGATATTTTGCTTATATGTAATTTGACAACAGACTGACTTTCAAAGATTATTAGGaaaacacacagcagccccagacacactgcagcaaCTCCAGAGGGTCTCTTCCACCACTGAACATGCACTGATTCACACATTATTAAAAATCTTTGGTAATATGTTTAACTGTATCATCCAGGATTGAGACAAATAAAGCTAGAGTACTACAGGATAAGCTCACTTGTTTAATAtattgtgtgtaatgtgtgtgtgtgtgtgtgtgtgtgtgtgtgtgtgtgtgtgtgtgtgtgtgtgtgtgtgtgtgtgtgtgtgttcatgcgatCTTACCTGAAGCAACAACTCCATCTCTTGGACTGGGCTTGAAGGCTCCTACGTTGCCATATAATTGGTCATCAATGTCTGTGTTCTTCATTGCATTAGATTTGTTGTCTTTAAATCCATCTGTGTTTTCATAGACTCCTTCTGACATCTTAAAATTGTGCTCAAATACAGTAACTTCTACTTCTAACCTCAACTCTAATGTACGTTTGTAGCTGTGTCTTCTCCCTGCACTGTCTTGCGTCTGTGTGACTTTAGGTAGTGAAACTCTTTATCAGTCAACCAAAGTGTGAGTTCAACACAACACAATCAGCAAGCCACCACGTGACTTGCACcagccttagtttgataatataatacaCGATATGGCTCTATATCATGCTATACGATGTATGTGTGATTTCACAGGGTCCCAAATCTGGATGTGCTAAAATGAATTGGGATTATGTTAAttgacatatacactacatatatcCTGACTGAGTTTACAGCACCCCCAGCCTTCAAATGGAGAGCACATTATGGATCTCACTCTGTGGCTGGTGGTGTAAGGGGAAGATGtccctagacgctgatcttgggtcagttttgcatttccaccacaaatggttaaggttaggatcgTGGGAGGGATTGCTGATCATACACCTAGGGGAAACTTCCCCCCAGAGTTTGACTGGCCACCAAATACcatgtactgtacagtgcattcagaaagtaatcagacccttcacttatttcacattttgttacgttactgttacggtgagtgaatgaggacccaaaagcgaactaacttaaacagagcttctttaattaccaaacataggtaggctcagatggaccggcagattccgacaggacaggacaaggttacagcaaacatgacgacagtctggttcaggcatgaatgacacaaacaaacaagaatccgacaaggacaggagcagaaacagagagagatattgggacctaatcagagggaaaaaagggaacaggtggggaacggggtgaatgggtagttagaggagacaagggacagctgggggaaagcgggggagaaaaggtaacctaacacgaccagcagagggagacagggtgaagggaaaggacagagacaagacaacatgacagtacatgacagtacccccccactcaccgagcgcctcctggcgcactcgaggaggaaacctggcggcaacggaggaaatcatcaatcagcgcacggtccagcacgtcccgagagggaacccaactcctctcctcaggaccgtacccctcccagtcaactaggtactgatgaccacggccccgaggacgcatgtccaagattttacggaccctgtagataggtgcgccctcgacaaggatggggggggggggggggaagacgagcgggggcgcgaagaacgggcttaacacaggagacatggaagaccgggtggacgcgacgaagatatcgcggaagaagaagtcgcactgcgacaggattaatgacctgagagatacggaatggaccaatgaaccgcggggtcaacttgcgagaagccgtcttagagaacctatcgacaaccgtaagaataacagtcttccccgctgacgaaggcagtccggtgacaaaatctaaggcgatgtgagaccacggtcgagagggaataggaagcggcctgagacggccggcaggaggagagttaccggacttagtctgcgcgcagaccgaacaagcagccacgaaacgacgcgtgtcatgctcccgggtgggccaccagaaacgctggcgaatggaagcaagcgtaccccgaacgccagggtggccggctaacttggcagagtgagcccactgaagaacggccagacgagtaggaacgggaacgaaaagaaggttcctaggacaagcgcgcggcgacggagtttgagtgagtgcttgctttacctgcctctcaattccccagacagtcaacccgacaacacgcccctcagggagaatcccctcggggtcagtggaggctactgaagaactgaagagacgagacaaagcatcaggcttggtgttcttagagcccggacgataagaaatcacgaactcgaaacgagcgaaaaacagcgcccaacgcgcctgacgcgcattaagtcgtttggcagaacggatgtactcaaggttcctatggtcagtccaaacgacaaaaggaacggtcgccccctccaaccactgtcgccattcgcctagggctaaccggatggcgagcagttcgcggttacccacatcatagttacgttccgacggcgacaggcgatgagaaaaatacgcgcatgggtggaccttgtcgtcagagagggagcgctgagaaaggatggctcccactcccacctctgacgcgtcaacctcgacaacgaactgtctagagacgtcaggtgtaacaaggataggagcggatgtaaaacgattcttgaggagatcaaaagctccctgggcggaaacggaccacttaaagcacgtcttgacagaagtaagggctgtgagaggagctgccacctgaccgaaattacggatgaaacgacgatagaagttcgcgaagccgagaaagcgctgcagctcgacgcgtgacttagggacgggccaatcaatgacagcttggaccttagcgggatccatcttaatgccttcagcggaaataacagaaccgagaaatgtgacggaggaggcatgaaaagtgcacttctcagccttcacaaaaagacaattctctaaaaggcgctggaggacacgtcgaacgtgctgaacatgaatctggagtgacggtgaaaaaatcaggatatcgtcaaggtaaacgaaaacaaagatgttcagcatgtctctcaggacatcattgactaatgcctgaaagacagctggagcgttagcgaggccgaaaggaagaacccggtattcaaagtgccctaacggagtgttaaacgccgtcttccactcgtccccctccctgatgcgcacgagatggtaagcgttacgaaggtccaacttagtgaaaaacctggctccctgcaggatctcgaaggagagacaggagtagtagcgctcaccagtagccctccgcttactgacgaactctggccttttactggacatgaagtgacaaaatgaccagcggaaccgcaatagagacagaggcggttggtgattctccgttccctctcctcagtcgagatgcggatacctcccagctgcatgggctcagcacccgagccggcagaggaagatggtagtgatgcggagagggaggcgacggagagcgcgagctcctttccacgagctcggtgacgaagatcaacccgtcgctcaatgcgaatagcgagttcaatcaaggaatccacgctggaaggaacctcccgggagagaatctcatcctttacctctgcgcggaaaccctccagaagacgagcgagcaaggccggctcgttccagccactggagacagcaagagtgcgaaactcaatagagtagtctgttatggatcgattgccttgacatagggaagacagggccctggaagcctcctccccaaaaacagatcgatcaaaaacccgtatcatctcctccttaaagtcttgatactggttagtacactcagcccttgcctcccagattgccgtgccccactcacgagcccgtccaataaggagagatatgacgtaggcgacacgagcagtgctcctggagtaagtgttgggctggagagaaaacacaatatcacactgggtgaggaacgagcggcattcagtgggctccccagagt carries:
- the LOC110534792 gene encoding CD209 antigen-like protein A, whose translation is MNDSEDKRNNLFQSFSLYKINATAERDQLQTRYNNLTEEKGHIQAKLFVIEQHCQEGWRYFDYKFYFLSTEKKTWEESRQDCLERGADLVIINSREEQTFVFNLHLRAWIGLSDSVTEGTWKWVDGTPLTTGYWGKGQPDDRGQEDCAEIYYGQDDPVKTWNDDKCGTNHNWICEKVV